A window of Corallococcus macrosporus DSM 14697 contains these coding sequences:
- a CDS encoding sigma 54-interacting transcriptional regulator, with the protein MTDDTLSAEHAPFIESGTGAAALVLAYTRNAFIGDERRGLGSGATLVGRGAPLFPRVALDDARLSRGHARIEHVGGTWFVEDLGSHNGTRLNGRPLTGREPLAWGDVLRMGDTLFVFAEASEAPNDDQRIDGLVGRSAALTRLHRDLARAARHEQSVLILGETGTGKEVVARALHELSGRAGPFIALNCGGVAESVLDSELFGHVRGAFTGAAASRDGLLREAHGGTLFLDELGEMPPMLQVKLLRVLETRRVRALGGTQEVPIDVRVLAATHRDLVSQVNEAAFRADLYARLVQWRLLLPPLRERREDIAPLARHLLGRLKAEARPVDVGLAEALLLHDWPLNVRGLLNVLSIAVIASDGGPLKLGTQVAHELEAERRMLAARPPAPPSAEDGASQPPAPRPPRAVESSPQELETHLRAHQGKVAEVARHLGCSRQQVYRWIEDFGLELDHYRAPPPRLS; encoded by the coding sequence ATGACCGACGACACCCTCAGCGCCGAGCACGCCCCCTTTATTGAAAGCGGAACCGGAGCGGCGGCGCTCGTCCTTGCCTATACGCGCAACGCCTTCATCGGGGATGAGCGCCGTGGGCTTGGAAGCGGCGCGACGCTCGTGGGGCGTGGCGCGCCCCTCTTCCCCCGGGTCGCCCTGGATGACGCCCGGCTCTCCCGTGGCCATGCGCGCATCGAACACGTCGGGGGGACCTGGTTCGTCGAAGACCTGGGAAGCCACAATGGCACCCGCCTCAATGGACGACCGCTCACGGGACGCGAGCCCCTCGCGTGGGGGGACGTCCTTCGAATGGGGGACACGCTGTTTGTCTTCGCCGAGGCCTCCGAGGCCCCGAATGACGACCAGCGTATCGACGGACTGGTGGGCAGGAGCGCGGCGCTGACGCGGCTGCACCGCGACCTCGCGCGGGCGGCGCGGCATGAGCAGTCGGTGCTCATCCTGGGCGAAACCGGGACGGGCAAGGAGGTGGTGGCGCGCGCGCTCCATGAACTGAGCGGCCGCGCGGGGCCCTTCATCGCGCTCAACTGCGGAGGCGTCGCGGAGAGCGTGCTGGACAGCGAGCTGTTCGGGCATGTGCGCGGCGCCTTCACGGGCGCGGCGGCCTCCCGGGACGGCCTTCTGCGCGAGGCACATGGGGGCACGCTGTTCCTGGATGAGTTGGGGGAGATGCCTCCCATGCTCCAGGTCAAGCTGCTCCGCGTGCTGGAGACGCGGCGGGTCCGCGCCCTGGGAGGAACGCAGGAGGTCCCCATCGACGTGCGGGTGCTCGCGGCCACCCACCGGGACCTCGTCTCCCAGGTGAACGAGGCCGCCTTCCGCGCGGACCTCTACGCCAGGCTCGTCCAGTGGCGCCTCCTGCTGCCCCCCCTGCGCGAGCGCCGCGAGGACATCGCGCCGCTCGCGCGCCACCTGCTCGGCCGCCTGAAGGCCGAAGCCCGGCCCGTCGACGTGGGGCTCGCCGAGGCGCTGCTCCTCCATGACTGGCCGCTCAACGTACGGGGCCTGCTCAACGTGCTCTCCATCGCGGTCATCGCTTCGGACGGAGGACCGCTGAAGCTGGGGACGCAGGTGGCGCACGAGCTGGAGGCGGAGCGGCGGATGCTGGCGGCCAGGCCCCCCGCGCCGCCGTCAGCGGAGGACGGGGCCTCCCAGCCTCCTGCTCCGCGTCCGCCTCGCGCCGTCGAATCCAGCCCCCAGGAGTTGGAGACCCACCTGCGCGCGCACCAGGGAAAGGTCGCGGAGGTCGCCCGGCACCTCGGGTGCTCGCGGCAGCAGGTGTACCGGTGGATCGAGGACTTCGGGCTCGAGCTGGACCACTACCGCGCCCCCCCGCCGCGCCTCAGTTGA
- a CDS encoding ADYC domain-containing protein, which yields MRSLLPLSMMALMATLSGRDCAPPTDSEPRAQATPLQWEHVNPQAPSPTGWSGVDGGSVFFQARFDGGAGIWMGSDGRPYRITESPPADPCLPALLQDAGAQLKLYTVTDAVLNRNVCAGKGYHTQNPNECSPDAGDFYQGKAVVIPGCWMPDGGFNDGGGDAPCFTASCTTGAVGVCAHWGYLPDQEWDGGPPLARLFQACVRAARADYNGDGESFTCQGTYVDFVDGHGIQTQDTFDGGGLPPLRFEAAWNEQGALPFGVMPDGGSCVRPRYAPAPLSKIRGAPGTHLTASYDCQQPGDAGTPLRKYFDGGVPFLLLTQTWKNEYCVTDDGPGGGLRTHCPSCDGEPLGPRTCHGGSCASPPRP from the coding sequence ATGCGTTCTCTCCTTCCCCTGTCGATGATGGCCTTGATGGCGACGCTGAGCGGCAGGGACTGCGCTCCGCCCACGGACTCCGAGCCGCGGGCCCAGGCCACCCCCCTCCAGTGGGAGCACGTCAACCCGCAGGCGCCCAGCCCTACCGGCTGGAGCGGAGTCGATGGCGGCAGCGTCTTCTTCCAGGCACGGTTCGACGGTGGAGCCGGCATCTGGATGGGAAGCGATGGGAGGCCCTACCGAATCACCGAGAGTCCGCCCGCGGACCCGTGCCTGCCCGCGCTCCTTCAAGACGCGGGCGCCCAGCTCAAGCTCTATACCGTGACGGATGCCGTCCTGAACCGCAACGTCTGCGCGGGCAAGGGCTATCACACGCAGAACCCCAATGAATGCTCACCGGACGCGGGTGACTTCTATCAAGGGAAGGCCGTGGTCATCCCCGGCTGCTGGATGCCGGATGGAGGCTTCAACGACGGAGGCGGTGACGCCCCCTGTTTCACCGCGAGCTGCACGACGGGCGCGGTCGGCGTTTGCGCGCACTGGGGATACCTCCCGGACCAGGAGTGGGATGGAGGGCCCCCGCTCGCGCGGCTGTTCCAGGCGTGTGTGCGGGCCGCGCGCGCCGACTACAACGGCGACGGCGAGTCCTTCACGTGCCAGGGCACCTACGTCGACTTCGTCGACGGCCATGGCATCCAGACCCAGGACACCTTCGACGGTGGAGGACTTCCACCCCTGCGCTTCGAGGCCGCCTGGAACGAGCAAGGCGCCCTGCCCTTCGGCGTGATGCCGGACGGGGGAAGTTGTGTGCGGCCGCGCTACGCCCCCGCGCCCCTTTCGAAAATCCGAGGAGCGCCAGGGACGCATTTGACGGCGAGCTACGACTGCCAGCAGCCCGGTGACGCGGGGACCCCCTTGAGGAAGTACTTCGATGGGGGCGTGCCCTTCCTGCTGCTGACCCAGACCTGGAAGAACGAGTACTGCGTCACGGACGATGGGCCGGGGGGCGGGCTCCGCACCCATTGCCCCTCGTGCGACGGGGAGCCCCTGGGGCCAAGGACCTGTCATGGGGGGAGCTGCGCGTCCCCTCCGCGGCCTTGA
- a CDS encoding bifunctional serine/threonine-protein kinase/formylglycine-generating enzyme family protein has product MSGPVPARWEPPPAFDEYRLIRLLGEGGMGRVYLAEDTALQRRVAIKFIGAERSGPEQRDRLFAEARALARLRHPNVVTVYRVSEVGAHPYLVQEFLPGISLRGLPAPLPPERVLAIALGLARGLAAAHRAHVLHRDLKPDNVMVLPDGAVKLVDFGLALSWTAAPGDAAPALQPTIPIAGTRGYMAPEALRGEPPGPRGDVYGLGMVLHELLAGHRPFDEPTASGAMEEAGTPEARPSGAEPSGSGLGDRLRAIILRCLEYDPARRFASADTLCAELERLKEDGAPIPVPPGNPYRGLQAFDAEHRGLFFGRGAELRTIHERLRAQALVLVAGDSGVGKSSLCRAGVSPLVTQAGLGDGCAYTVLSLMPGRRPLTALVAAVAGRLGLSEELLAAQVRHEPAAMARALRAAGPTRGTLLFIDQLEELFTQSEPDEASAFTQVLGHLAILARGVRTLATVRGDYFTRLAALPGLEDEVARALFLVKPLGPEGTREAVVGPARVTGVAFETEALVDTLVASSAHAPGGLPILQFTLAELWDARDRTAQRIREASLEALGGVAGALGRHADGALAALAPDARLAARGLLLRLISPEGARVRRTTRELGAEASANRIALEALVRARLVVVRQDGEAHVHEVAHEALLEGWSTLRGWLEAARQERQVLERVRLAAAGWERADRPASALWSRRELDVVSAAGELALTRQEAAFLKASRRALRRTFARRLGLALALPLTAMVAGGAAWLKGRHALERTVQAHLDEARASITEARAHHAAAKAARADAFQRWDARGERALTGAPVVGAGGEPEETWAEARKRDDRADDAYQRATQALDTALLLDGSRREARGLLAEVLTGRMELAEWFFRPGQRREALRRLASLDDDGAGQRRFLAPPVLDLATEPPGAEVLLQRDTGEPGAPSLSAAISLGLTPIAAHALATGPGSYVLTFQAPGLTRAVLPVVLAAGENLQARIPLPRAADVPEGFVYIPPGRFLFGSSDDEALRREFLQAPPLRQVTTGGYLIARHEVTFAEWLAFLDALPPDAQRRRTPGVRSTAGALALTRETSGWRLMLQPTQHPLYASSGEPIRYPGRDRRAVQDWLRFPISAISLEDARAYLAWLDRSGRLPGARLCSEYEWERAARGADARLFPMGDVLAPDDANFDETYGRQPLGFGPDEVGAHPASASPFGVMDLAGNVIEWVRSVRKPGEAVARGGSWYYDRISNRSNSRMPNEPWLRDIRIGLRVCAPAPAPRHTP; this is encoded by the coding sequence TTGAGCGGCCCCGTCCCGGCGCGCTGGGAGCCGCCCCCGGCGTTCGACGAGTACCGGCTCATCCGCCTGCTGGGCGAGGGGGGAATGGGCCGCGTCTACCTGGCCGAGGACACGGCACTCCAGCGGCGGGTCGCCATCAAGTTCATCGGCGCGGAGCGGTCCGGCCCGGAGCAGCGCGACCGACTCTTCGCCGAGGCCCGGGCGCTCGCCCGTCTCCGCCATCCGAACGTGGTGACGGTGTACCGGGTCTCCGAAGTGGGCGCCCACCCCTATCTGGTGCAGGAGTTCCTCCCCGGCATCTCCCTGAGGGGCCTGCCCGCGCCGCTCCCGCCGGAGCGGGTCCTGGCCATCGCCCTGGGACTGGCACGGGGACTGGCCGCCGCGCACCGCGCGCATGTGCTCCACCGCGACCTCAAGCCGGACAACGTCATGGTGCTCCCGGATGGCGCGGTGAAGCTCGTCGACTTCGGGCTCGCCCTCTCCTGGACGGCTGCTCCGGGGGACGCCGCGCCCGCGCTCCAGCCCACCATCCCCATCGCCGGCACGCGCGGGTACATGGCGCCGGAGGCGCTGCGTGGCGAACCGCCCGGTCCGCGGGGAGATGTCTATGGCCTGGGCATGGTGCTTCACGAGCTGCTGGCGGGCCATCGCCCCTTCGACGAGCCCACCGCGAGCGGAGCGATGGAGGAAGCGGGGACTCCCGAAGCGCGCCCCTCCGGTGCGGAGCCGTCCGGAAGCGGGCTCGGCGACCGCCTGCGCGCCATCATCCTCCGGTGCCTCGAATACGACCCGGCACGGCGCTTCGCCTCCGCCGACACGCTGTGCGCAGAGCTCGAGCGCCTGAAGGAGGACGGCGCCCCAATCCCTGTCCCCCCAGGCAATCCCTATCGCGGCCTCCAGGCCTTCGACGCGGAGCACCGGGGGCTCTTCTTCGGCCGCGGCGCGGAGCTTCGCACCATCCATGAGCGGCTTCGCGCCCAGGCGCTGGTGCTCGTCGCGGGGGACTCAGGGGTGGGCAAGTCCTCGTTGTGCCGGGCGGGCGTGTCGCCGCTCGTCACGCAAGCGGGGCTCGGGGACGGCTGTGCCTACACCGTGCTGTCGCTCATGCCCGGGCGCCGGCCCCTCACGGCGTTGGTTGCCGCGGTGGCGGGCCGGCTCGGCCTGTCCGAGGAGCTGCTGGCGGCCCAGGTGCGGCATGAGCCCGCGGCGATGGCGCGGGCCCTGCGCGCCGCCGGGCCCACGCGGGGCACGCTGCTGTTCATCGATCAGCTCGAGGAGCTGTTCACCCAGAGCGAGCCGGACGAGGCGTCCGCCTTCACGCAGGTGCTCGGGCACCTGGCCATCCTGGCCAGGGGTGTGCGCACGCTGGCCACGGTGCGAGGGGACTACTTCACGCGGCTGGCGGCGCTGCCGGGGCTGGAGGATGAAGTGGCGCGCGCCCTCTTCCTCGTCAAGCCGCTGGGCCCGGAAGGGACGCGCGAGGCCGTGGTCGGTCCGGCGCGCGTGACGGGCGTCGCGTTCGAGACGGAGGCCCTGGTGGACACGCTCGTGGCGTCCTCCGCCCACGCGCCCGGTGGCCTGCCCATCCTCCAGTTCACGCTCGCCGAGCTATGGGATGCACGCGACCGGACGGCTCAGCGCATCCGGGAGGCGTCGCTGGAGGCGCTCGGGGGCGTGGCCGGGGCCCTGGGCCGTCACGCGGATGGAGCGCTGGCGGCGCTGGCCCCCGATGCGCGTCTGGCGGCTCGCGGCCTGCTCTTGCGGCTCATCAGTCCGGAGGGCGCCCGGGTCCGGCGGACCACGCGGGAGCTCGGTGCCGAGGCCTCCGCGAATCGCATCGCGCTGGAGGCCCTGGTCCGGGCGCGGCTCGTCGTGGTCCGGCAGGATGGCGAGGCGCACGTCCACGAGGTGGCGCACGAAGCCCTGCTCGAGGGTTGGTCCACCTTGCGCGGGTGGCTGGAAGCGGCCCGCCAGGAGCGGCAGGTGCTCGAGCGGGTGCGGCTCGCCGCGGCCGGCTGGGAGCGCGCGGACCGCCCCGCCTCGGCGCTGTGGAGCCGGCGTGAGCTCGACGTGGTGAGCGCGGCCGGCGAGCTCGCGCTGACGCGGCAGGAAGCGGCGTTCCTCAAGGCCTCGCGGCGGGCGCTCCGGCGCACCTTCGCGCGGCGCCTGGGGCTGGCGCTGGCCCTGCCCCTCACCGCGATGGTGGCGGGGGGCGCGGCCTGGCTGAAGGGTCGCCACGCGCTGGAGCGCACGGTGCAGGCGCACCTGGATGAAGCCCGGGCGTCCATCACCGAAGCCCGGGCCCACCATGCCGCCGCGAAGGCCGCGCGCGCGGACGCCTTCCAGCGATGGGACGCGCGCGGGGAACGCGCCCTCACCGGCGCTCCAGTCGTCGGAGCCGGAGGCGAGCCGGAGGAGACCTGGGCCGAGGCACGAAAGCGCGATGACCGCGCGGACGACGCCTACCAGCGCGCCACGCAGGCGCTCGACACCGCCCTGCTCCTGGACGGCTCGCGGAGGGAAGCGCGCGGACTGCTCGCGGAGGTGCTGACCGGGCGCATGGAGCTGGCGGAGTGGTTCTTCCGTCCCGGACAGCGGCGCGAGGCCCTGCGCAGGCTGGCGAGCCTCGATGACGACGGCGCCGGTCAACGCCGGTTCCTCGCACCGCCGGTCCTGGACCTCGCCACGGAGCCGCCGGGCGCGGAGGTGCTGCTCCAGCGCGACACGGGCGAGCCCGGAGCGCCCAGTTTGTCCGCAGCCATCTCCCTGGGCCTGACGCCCATCGCGGCGCACGCGCTCGCGACGGGCCCGGGGTCCTACGTCCTCACCTTCCAGGCGCCGGGCCTGACGCGCGCCGTCCTGCCGGTGGTGCTCGCCGCGGGAGAGAACCTCCAGGCGCGCATCCCCCTGCCGCGGGCGGCCGACGTCCCGGAGGGCTTCGTCTACATCCCGCCGGGCCGCTTCCTCTTCGGCAGCAGCGACGACGAGGCGCTGCGGCGCGAGTTCCTCCAGGCGCCCCCGCTCCGGCAGGTGACGACCGGGGGATACCTCATCGCCCGCCATGAGGTGACGTTCGCCGAGTGGCTCGCGTTCCTCGACGCGCTGCCGCCGGACGCGCAGCGGCGACGGACGCCCGGCGTGCGGTCAACGGCCGGCGCGCTGGCGCTCACCCGGGAGACGTCAGGCTGGCGCCTCATGCTGCAGCCCACGCAGCATCCCCTCTACGCGAGCAGCGGCGAGCCCATCCGCTACCCGGGCCGCGACCGCAGGGCCGTGCAGGACTGGTTGCGCTTTCCCATCTCGGCCATCTCTCTGGAGGACGCGCGGGCGTACCTCGCGTGGCTGGACCGCTCCGGACGCCTACCGGGCGCCCGGCTGTGCTCCGAATACGAGTGGGAGCGCGCGGCGCGTGGCGCGGACGCCCGCCTGTTTCCCATGGGCGACGTGCTCGCGCCGGACGACGCGAACTTCGATGAGACCTATGGCCGCCAACCGCTGGGCTTCGGCCCCGACGAGGTGGGCGCCCACCCTGCTTCCGCCAGCCCCTTCGGGGTGATGGACCTGGCCGGCAACGTCATCGAATGGGTGCGGTCGGTGCGCAAGCCCGGAGAGGCGGTGGCCCGTGGTGGGTCCTGGTACTACGACCGCATCTCCAACCGCTCCAATTCGCGAATGCCCAACGAGCCCTGGTTGAGGGACATCCGCATCGGCCTCCGCGTCTGCGCGCCCGCCCCGGCTCCGCGTCACACCCCGTGA
- a CDS encoding DUF6597 domain-containing transcriptional factor — MILARQPRSPMLAPLVEFLWTYEGQLAHGFERVLPSGRMQLLVNLHEDVLRDHGLDGRLAHKTRGVAIQGAHTAPRVVDTAGQRAICGVSFAPGSASPFLGMPALELTGKVVDLHELWGRDGVLLRERLLQAPTAEARLDVLEAALLERGRTSKPRDEAVAVACSLLVGGASVRAVGARLGLSPRRLIERFQVHVGIKPKLFARIARFQRVLESAGGEMTWATLAVEHGFSDQAHLVREFRAFSGATPVAYRPRSDEAPNHVPLDERNFLQDEAGCPGAPCANVPR, encoded by the coding sequence ATGATTCTCGCGCGCCAGCCGCGGAGCCCCATGCTGGCTCCTCTCGTGGAATTCCTCTGGACGTATGAAGGGCAGCTCGCCCACGGCTTCGAGCGCGTGCTGCCGTCTGGCCGGATGCAGCTCCTCGTCAATCTTCATGAGGACGTGCTCCGGGACCACGGGCTCGACGGCCGTCTTGCACACAAGACGCGGGGTGTAGCGATTCAGGGCGCCCACACCGCACCGAGAGTCGTCGACACGGCCGGCCAGCGCGCCATCTGCGGGGTGAGCTTCGCCCCCGGGAGTGCGTCGCCATTTCTGGGCATGCCGGCCTTGGAGCTCACCGGGAAGGTCGTCGACCTCCACGAACTCTGGGGGCGTGACGGCGTCCTCCTTCGCGAGCGCCTGCTGCAAGCCCCCACCGCCGAGGCCCGGCTCGACGTGCTGGAGGCGGCGCTGCTCGAACGAGGACGCACGTCCAAGCCTCGCGACGAAGCAGTGGCGGTCGCGTGTTCGCTGTTGGTGGGCGGCGCGAGCGTCCGTGCGGTAGGCGCTCGACTCGGCCTCTCGCCGCGCCGGCTCATCGAGCGGTTTCAAGTCCATGTCGGCATCAAGCCCAAGCTCTTCGCGCGCATCGCCAGGTTCCAGCGCGTGCTCGAATCGGCCGGCGGGGAGATGACCTGGGCCACCTTGGCCGTGGAGCACGGGTTTTCGGACCAGGCCCACCTGGTCCGCGAGTTCAGGGCATTCTCGGGAGCCACGCCCGTCGCGTATCGCCCTCGGTCGGATGAGGCCCCCAACCACGTGCCCCTCGACGAGCGCAATTTCCTTCAAGACGAGGCGGGCTGCCCCGGGGCACCTTGCGCCAATGTCCCCCGATGA
- a CDS encoding VOC family protein, translated as MKVLRIVTNVSAAKPAAAQRFYRDVLGLDVLMDMGWIETYGSSETMTVQISFMSQGGSGAPVPDMSIEVDDLDAAIARVKKAGIPIEYGPADEPWGVRRFFVRDPFGRLVNLLTHAP; from the coding sequence GTGAAGGTCCTGCGAATCGTCACCAATGTGAGCGCGGCGAAGCCAGCCGCCGCCCAGCGCTTTTATCGAGACGTCCTCGGGCTCGACGTCCTGATGGATATGGGGTGGATTGAAACCTACGGTTCAAGCGAAACGATGACGGTGCAGATCAGCTTCATGTCGCAAGGGGGCTCAGGCGCCCCCGTGCCTGACATGTCCATCGAGGTCGACGACCTCGATGCCGCCATCGCTCGGGTGAAGAAGGCCGGAATCCCGATTGAGTATGGGCCGGCGGACGAGCCGTGGGGCGTGCGCAGATTCTTCGTGCGCGACCCCTTCGGAAGACTGGTGAACCTGCTCACACATGCCCCGTGA
- a CDS encoding ammonium transporter gives MKKWLAMALLVGVGGAGLLVEPAAQLKQGGPINTADTAWILTATALVLLMTPGLSFFYGGMVRLKNVVSTLLQSFIAMAVISLLWVVVGFSLSFGDSFHGLIGDPRTFFMFSGVGGETHPDLAPTIPLMLFALFQLKFAIITPALITGAFAERVRFKAYVLFMVLFTLIIYAPLAHWTWHPEGFLRQWGVLDFAGGTVVHMSAGFAALSGALVLGRRKVHVENAAHTPANIPFVMLGTGMLWFGWFGFNAGSAMSASSLATLAFATTNTASAAAMLGWIAFDWLRGRKPSAMGACIGAVVGLVAVTPAAGFITVGQSIVVGLVASFVSNAAVHLKNRTSLDDTLDVFPCHGLGGVVGMVLTGVLAKDVGLIHGETRTFMMHLLALVLVSVFSFAGSFLLYKVVDRVVPLRVTREHEEEGLDLSQHGETVGESVIAPVPQPALTATAAVATGPAPGGSSLPQPA, from the coding sequence ATGAAGAAGTGGTTGGCGATGGCCCTTCTGGTGGGCGTGGGTGGAGCGGGGTTGCTGGTCGAACCGGCGGCGCAGTTGAAGCAGGGTGGGCCCATCAACACCGCGGACACGGCGTGGATCCTCACGGCGACCGCGCTGGTGCTGCTGATGACGCCGGGCCTGTCGTTCTTCTACGGCGGCATGGTGCGGCTGAAGAACGTGGTGTCCACGCTGCTCCAGAGCTTCATCGCCATGGCGGTCATCAGCCTGCTCTGGGTGGTGGTGGGCTTCAGCCTGAGCTTCGGCGACAGCTTCCACGGGCTCATTGGCGACCCGCGCACCTTCTTCATGTTCAGCGGCGTGGGCGGTGAGACGCACCCGGACCTGGCGCCCACCATCCCGCTGATGCTGTTCGCGCTGTTCCAGCTCAAGTTCGCCATCATCACCCCGGCGCTCATCACCGGCGCGTTCGCCGAGCGCGTGCGCTTCAAGGCGTACGTGCTCTTCATGGTGCTCTTCACGCTCATCATCTACGCGCCGCTGGCGCACTGGACGTGGCACCCGGAGGGCTTCCTGCGGCAGTGGGGCGTGCTCGACTTCGCGGGCGGCACGGTGGTGCACATGTCCGCGGGCTTCGCGGCGCTGTCCGGCGCGCTGGTGCTGGGCCGCCGCAAGGTGCACGTGGAGAACGCGGCGCACACGCCCGCCAACATCCCCTTCGTGATGCTGGGCACGGGCATGCTGTGGTTCGGCTGGTTCGGCTTCAACGCGGGCTCGGCGATGTCGGCCTCGTCGCTGGCCACGCTGGCCTTCGCCACCACCAACACGGCCTCCGCGGCGGCGATGCTGGGGTGGATTGCCTTTGACTGGCTGCGCGGCCGCAAGCCCAGCGCCATGGGCGCGTGCATCGGCGCGGTGGTGGGCCTGGTGGCGGTGACGCCCGCGGCCGGCTTCATCACCGTGGGGCAGAGCATCGTCGTGGGCCTCGTCGCCAGCTTCGTGAGCAACGCGGCGGTGCACCTCAAGAACCGCACCTCCCTGGACGACACGCTGGACGTCTTCCCCTGCCACGGCCTGGGCGGCGTGGTGGGCATGGTGCTCACGGGCGTGCTGGCCAAGGACGTGGGCCTCATCCACGGCGAGACGCGCACCTTCATGATGCACCTGCTCGCGCTGGTGCTGGTGTCGGTGTTCTCCTTCGCCGGCTCGTTCCTGCTCTACAAGGTGGTGGACCGCGTCGTCCCGCTGCGAGTCACCCGCGAGCACGAGGAAGAGGGCCTGGACCTGAGCCAGCACGGCGAAACCGTGGGCGAGTCCGTCATCGCCCCCGTGCCCCAGCCCGCCCTCACCGCCACGGCGGCGGTCGCCACCGGGCCCGCGCCGGGTGGCTCCAGCCTGCCGCAGCCGGCCTGA
- a CDS encoding GNAT family N-acetyltransferase, giving the protein MTPRWFEERGIRPLFVEERAVHPDYQGRGAGSFMLDQLQHLARTRGCTHLVLEVAENNESAPPRLRAAALCSERPGALRPAAAGWSHPARARWRPPPWR; this is encoded by the coding sequence GTGACCCCCCGCTGGTTCGAGGAGCGGGGCATTCGGCCGCTCTTCGTGGAGGAGCGGGCGGTGCACCCGGACTACCAGGGGCGGGGCGCGGGCAGCTTCATGCTGGATCAGCTCCAGCACCTGGCCCGGACGCGGGGCTGCACGCACCTGGTGCTGGAGGTGGCGGAGAACAACGAGTCCGCCCCGCCCAGGCTTCGAGCGGCGGCGTTGTGCTCCGAGCGCCCGGGGGCGCTCAGGCCGGCTGCGGCAGGCTGGAGCCACCCGGCGCGGGCCCGGTGGCGACCGCCGCCGTGGCGGTGA